A region of Anolis sagrei isolate rAnoSag1 chromosome 2, rAnoSag1.mat, whole genome shotgun sequence DNA encodes the following proteins:
- the LOC132767879 gene encoding zinc finger protein 726-like, whose protein sequence is MAVHFSLEEWALLNPDQKALHGQIMEEIHRMVDSLADSWKKSNVCTKFREYLGHNGGLPRHQQTLREDGDSARERPYKCKLCGQCFTQDVALLLHKTLHAEESHCKWKESAKCIAGYKLPHLSQEEIFAETEDFISRMCGNSFIQSSHLDYTHKELHTGQEPYRCQECGKSFADSSQLMSHKRYHAGEKPHQCQECGKCFASSSDLVRHKRLHTGEKPYQCQDCGKCFAYSSVLVRHKRLHTGEKPYQCQECGKYFVDSSDLVSHKRLHTGEKPYQCQECEKCFAYNSDLARHKRLHTGEKPHQCQECGKCFASSSELVRHKRLHTGEKPFQCQECGKYFADVSNMVKHKRVHTGEKPYQCQECGKGFTNSSNLLSHQRLHTGEKPFKCQECGKCFADGAYLISHKRLHTGEKPYQCQECGKCFAYTSQLMRHRKLHPGKKG, encoded by the exons ATGGCTGTCCATTTCTCCCtggaggagtgggctctcctgaatcctgatcagaaagccttgcacgggcagatcatggaggagattcataggatggtggactctcttg CAGATAGCTGGAAGAAGAGCAATGTATGCACCAAATTCAGGGAGTATTTGGGACACAATGGGGGCCTTCCTAGACACCAGCAAACCCTCAGAGAAGATGGAGATTCTGCCAGAGAAAGGCCCTACAAATGCAAATTATGTGGGCAGTGTTTTACCCAAGATGTAGCACTTCTTCTTCATAAGACACTCCATGCTGAAGAAAGCCATTGTAAATGGAAAGAATCGGCAAAATGCATTGCTGGTTATAAATTGCCACATCTGAGCCAAGAGGAAATCTTTGCAGAAACTGAGGATTTCATAAGCCGGATGTGTGGGAACTCTTTTATCCAGAGTTCACACTTGGATTACACACATAAGGAATTACACACAGGACAGGAACCATAcagatgccaggagtgtgggaaatcttTTGCTGACAGCTCACAATTGATGAGCCACAAAAGATACCAtgcaggagagaagccacaccaatgccaggagtgtgggaaatgttttgcttccagttcagacttggtgaggcacaaaagactccacacaggagagaagccataccaatgccaggactgtggaaaatgttttgcttacagttcagtcttggtgaggcacaaaaggctccacacaggagagaagccataccaatgtcaggagtgtgggaaatatttTGTTGACAGTTCGGACTTGGTGAGCcataaaagactccacacaggagagaagccataccaatgccaggagtgtgagaaatgttttgcttacaattCAGACTTGGCAagacacaaaagactccacacaggagagaagccacaccaatgccaggagtgtgggaaatgttttgcttccagttcagaATTGGTGagacacaaaagactccacacaggagagaagccattccaatgccaggagtgtgggaaatattttgctGATGTTTCAAACatggtgaagcacaaaagagtccacacaggagagaagccataccaatgccaggagtgtgggaaaggttTTACTAACAGTTCAAACTTGTTGAGCCAccaaagactccacacaggagagaagccattcaaatgccaagagtgtgggaaatgttttgctgatggTGCATACTTGAttagccacaaaagactccacacaggagagaagccataccagtgccaggagtgtgggaagtgttttGCTTACACTTCACAATTGATGAGGCACAG